Below is a genomic region from Leptospira bourretii.
AAGAAAGTGATCATTTCATTGTGGCAAACAACTTACGAGAATTAGTTGATAAAATGAATCGATTGAATGGAGATCAAACAATTGAATACGAAGTTATAAAAAAAGAGATCACGCAATATGATGATGTAATTCGGAGAGGGAAAGGCCTTTGGAACGATGACCAATTGAGACGGATCCAACATGCTAGGTCATGGCGTTCCGACCGAGTGAGAACTTGTGCTCCCAAACCCATTCTTCATCCAAGTGCCGGGCCCCTCATTGCCATCAAACTTAGACTGATTACAAGAAAAAGTTTAGGAGGGATTCAAACTGATTTGGAAAGCCGCGTATTAGATCCGTTAGGTTCACCTATCCCGGGTTTGTATGCCATCGGTGAAGCGGCAGGATTTGGTGGTGGTGGTGCCAGCGGATTTAAATCTTTAGAAGGAACTTTTTTATCGGGCTGTATTTTGACCGCAAGAGCAGCGGCAAAGTCAGTTAACAATGGTGTTTCAGTTAGTGAGCATGGAAAACAAAGGAGTTTAGTCACATGAAAAAAACAGGAGCTTGGTTAGTCAGATATGCCTTAGAACAAATTGGAGTTCGTTATACCTTTGGAATTCCTGGAGTCCATAATACAGAAATTTATGATGAGCTAAATAATTCTGATTTGATCCATCCGATGCTCGTAACACATGAAGGTTGTGGTGCGTTTATGGCCGATGCCATCAGTCGCACCAGTGATTCGATTGGAACCGTTGTCATTGTACCGGCAGCAGGTGTGACTCATGCTGCTAGTGGGATTGGAGAAGCATTTTTGGATGGGATTCCCATGTTGGTGATTGCAGGTGGAGTGCGTAGCGATTCCAAATTCAAATACCAATTACATGATATGGACCAACATACACTCGTGAAACCAATCACTAAAAAAACTTTTAAAGTAAATTCGCAAGAGGAAGTGGTAGAAACGATTTACGAAGCATACCAAATTGCTGTGAGTGGAGAACCCGGGCCCGTGTTTATCGAAGTTCCTGTGAACATCCAATTGTATACAGGAACAGTGGCAAACATTCCTAGTTATGAAGAATACTGTAATAAACAAAGTCTCAAACTAGCAACTCCATCCATCCAAGAAAAAAGTTTGGCCGAAGCAGTTGAGTTACTAACTTCTGCAAAGTCCCCAGGTTTATTTTTAGGATGGGGAGCAGTTGATGCTGCGGAGTTGAGTGTGGCCATTGCAGAACTACTCGGAGCTCCCGTATCTACAACCTTACAAGGATTAAGTGCATTCCCTGGGAATCATCCTTTACATTGTGGAATGAGTTTTGGTCCAGCAGCGGTTCCTGCGGCGACCCAAGCGTTTTCTGATTGTGATTGTTTACTGGCAGTGGGGACTCGTTTTGCCGAAATTGCGACAGGTAGTTTTGGAGTGACCGTTCCCAAAAATCTGATTCATATCGACATCAATCCAGATGTGTTTCAT
It encodes:
- a CDS encoding thiamine pyrophosphate-binding protein, encoding MKKTGAWLVRYALEQIGVRYTFGIPGVHNTEIYDELNNSDLIHPMLVTHEGCGAFMADAISRTSDSIGTVVIVPAAGVTHAASGIGEAFLDGIPMLVIAGGVRSDSKFKYQLHDMDQHTLVKPITKKTFKVNSQEEVVETIYEAYQIAVSGEPGPVFIEVPVNIQLYTGTVANIPSYEEYCNKQSLKLATPSIQEKSLAEAVELLTSAKSPGLFLGWGAVDAAELSVAIAELLGAPVSTTLQGLSAFPGNHPLHCGMSFGPAAVPAATQAFSDCDCLLAVGTRFAEIATGSFGVTVPKNLIHIDINPDVFHTNYPAKVNIQGDAKKVLPELVKRLQNKLQLTKESRENRTKVLAEEIKKNKQNYLEEWFQHDSKDRVNPARFFNALRTSLPDDGYVVVDDGNHTFLTAELMPIHKPRHMISPTDFNCMGYAVPATIATKLANPEKAVVGIIGDGAFLMTCMELITASRNKIGAVFAVFNDGELSQISQAQQVPYNRKTCTVLGTTRFEGIALATGAEYLSIQSNEEIKQKLDEAWILANEGRPVILDVNIDYSKKTRFTQGIVGTNLKRLPFAAKVRMIGRALVRRVTG